CATGCGGGCGGGGAACGACAGTGACGCACGACCACGGCGATGAATCCTCGTCTAGATGTTCAAGAACGCGTTGGCTCCCTCGTTTCAAATAGTGCTCACGGCTGCCCTCAGGCGGGTATTTGTTCGAGTTGACGTGGTTTTGAAGTTCGTGCTTGCAGACGTTTGTCGTTGTAAGGTGGATCGCGTCTTTCAGTCGTTTCCACTGAGTGGTGTTTGCAACCGCGATCAAGGAACTCGTATCAGCCAGTATCGGATAGCGAGCCTCACTCGCCATCGCTGCCCGTCAAGAATTCAGACGTGTCTCGTTCCATAGCCGCCTCGAACGACTCTTTCTCTTCTTCCATCCTATCGAGTTTCTCACCGAGAAGGACACGGGCCACGTCCTCGCCGATCTCACCACGACTGTATCGTTCGTACACCGCAATCTTGTCTTGTTCATCTAATGACTGTCGGAGCATTTCGACCAAGCCGACACGGGCGAGTTCGCTCACGTTGACGCCACCGATGTGAATCTCATCGAGGAGCTCCGCGGCCTCTTTTTCAGCTCCGGCACGGAACTGAATCGTCTTATCATAGCTTGACCCACTCATACGGTGACGTTCGGCGTGGAGAGTAATATATGTTATGACGTGTATTTACTTGTCATTACAAACGGTCGGGAACGTAGCACTACCATACAGGCCTCTCACTCGCAAAGGGTTCGGTTTGAGGTAGATGACGTGCAGAACCAATATGATCTAATGAAATGAGCGAAAGCTAGTGAACCCGTCCGTCGCCTCTGGTGCACAACTTCGGGATCTCAAATTCTACAAACCACCATACCGTTGACAGCCGTTACGATCGTCCTCAACGACCCCGTTGAGTATCGCGGCGCTCGTTATCTGTTGGCCTATTGCGTATTAGTTCGTCTATTATCGAGAAGGCGAGGCCCCGTTCAATTCTGGTCCATAAGTAGACTTATCTACAGCTGTTTCACCAAATCGCGACTCGAACAAACCATCGGAGAAGCTATTGTAGCTCTTCGACGAGCGCAGTCACCGCCTCGTCAACAAGATCACTGTCAAGGCGGCCCTGTCAGAAGTCGATGTCCTCGTGATCTATCGATTGGACGCCCCACGGGACGATCCGACTCTCATCCGGCATCCCACCACGAAGCCAACGCTCTTCAGGGATGTCGATGAGGCCGTCCATCCAAGATTTTGACGTCAACGTTAGCGCGATATACTGGTCGCCGTGGAACGGACGGCCTTCGTGGTTCGAGAGGATCAGCCAGGGCCGAGCGTCTTCCTCGCCTTTGAAGGGATCATCACCGTAGACGACGTCGCCCCGCTCGAAAATCGGTGTCTCTTCGTCGGTCACTGTTCGTCCTCGACGCTCGGGTGGGGTTCCTGCGGTGCGTGCTCGCGCCACGCTTCCTTGTCCTCTGTACCGAGTTGGTCGTTGAACAGAGCCGTTGCTCGTTCGTACCCGCTGTATCCGTCGAGGCGCTCAGCGTCGTCAGTCACCGCCCAGTACGTCGCCTTGTGTTCGACCAGACCACGGTCCTTCAACCGTGAGAGCGCGGTGCTGACTGCGCCCTCGTCGACGCCGATCTGGGAGGCGATTTCGCGGGCCTTGAACGCTCGATCCTGGTTGGCGGCGAGAAATCCGAGGACTTGATCAGGCACGGAGAGTTCTTCGAGCTCGTCTTCGCTCGTGTTCTCGAAGGTGTCTCGGTCGATGGACATCGTTGAATGGGGTACGTCATCCGCTGTAAAGAGTGTTAGGTGTGAAAGCTACGAAAACTCCGAAGGAGAAATCACTATTGACCACGAAGCGGTTCGAGAACCGTATGCATTGAGACGGCTAGCTGAGGTGTTATATATACTGGCATGGCCGAGGGCTAGTGAACTCGTCCGACGCTGTCGACGTCGTGCGCTCGAGCGATCGTGACGACGGGTCCGGACTGTTCGGACTGAACGTATATGGTCGGCGTCGAGAACGGTGACACGATGAGCGACAGGCGAGTCGAAACGAGTCGAGGGTGTGCGTGATGAAGGGTCGAACGCGGAATCTCGGGGCGATCTGTGGGATGCTGGCGCTCTCGTCGCTGCTGTGGTTCAATTACTCCGCGGTGCTCCCGCTGGTCGTCGACGACTGGGACCTCTCGAGCGTCCAGGCGGGCGTCGTCTACAGCGCGTTCCAGGCTGGCTACCTCCTGCTCGTGGTTCCTGTGGGATTGCTCGCGGATCGTCGATCGACGCGCCACGTCATCGCGGTCGGTGCGACCGTCTCGGCGGTTGCGACCCTCGCGTTCGCGCTCCTCGCTCGAGGATTCCTCACCGGGACGGTCCTGCGGTTCGTCGCCGGCCTCGGGATGGCGGCCGTCTACGTGCCGGGAATGCGATTCGTCAGCGACTGGTATCCCGTCGATCGGGGCCGTGCCATGGGCGTCTACGTCGGGACGTTCTCGGTCAGCAGCGGTTTCTCGTTCGTTCTCGCGTCGTCGGTGGCCGCCCGGTTCGGATGGCGGGCGGCACTGGCGGCGACCGGCCTGCTCGCACTCGGTGCCGGCCCCCTCCTTCTCGGTGTCGGGAGCGATCCCGACGTGCCCGATCGCTCGACGGCGTCGATCGACTTCTCGGTGCTTCGCAACCGGGCGTACCTGCTGACCGTCGGGGTCTACTCGGCACACAACTGGGAGTTGTTCGGGGTTCGCAACTGGCTGCCGGCCTTTCTCGTTTCGACGACCGCGATCGCTGCGACGGGCCAGCCGGCGACCATCGCCGGCGCGGTCGCGGGTGCAGTGACGGCGATGAGCGGCGTCGGCAACCTCGCCGGCGGCTGGATCTCGGACCGCGTCGGTCGACCTCGAGTCATCGCGGTCGGTCTCGGTGCGAGCGCGCTCGTGAGCCTCACGCTCGGCGCGTTCGCTCGACTGCCGTTCTGGCCGCTCGTCGGCCTCGTCCTCGGGTACGGCGTCGTCATCTCGCTCGACAGCGCGCCTACCTCGACGACGATCACCGAGGTCGTCGCCGCCGACCGCGTCGGCACTGCCCTCGCGGTCCAGTCGCTCGTCGGAACGATCCCGGGCGTCCTCGCACCGGTCGTCTTCGGCGCGGCACTCGATGCCGGCGGATACGGACTGGCGTTTCAGACGCTCGGCGTCGCGGCGGCACTCGGGGTGGTCGCGACGCTCGCGCTTCGGAACGACGCGACGGAGAGCCGACCCGGAGGGGCGTGAGGGGCGGCTGGCCGACGACGGGATGAATCGGGCGAGCTATCGGTCGACGACGTTCCGCCGGGTGATCTGCTGGAGGGCGATCTCGGCCACGTTCGCGCCGTACTCGGCCGTCCGGCGTAGACTGTCGAGCAAGAGACCGAGCACGTAGGCCTCGCCCGGCACGTCGTGGTCGTAGAGGTCACGGTCGAGGTCCTCGAGGCGGTTCATCAGCTGGTCGCGTCCGGCGAGTGCCTCGTTTGCGGCCTCGATGCCGGCGTCGGTGAGGATCGCGTCGGCGGCGTCGTCGACGACCTGCCGAGAGGAAGTTCCGAGTGCCGAGATCCTGTCGGCGTACGCGTCGCGGATCGACGCGTCCGGTTCGAGCGTAAATTCGGCGATCTTCTCGGCGTGGTCGGCGATGCGCTCGAACTGCCGAGCGGCGTAGTAGTACTCGAAGAGATCGTCCCGGCCCCACTCGAGTTTCTCGACTTCGCGGAGGTCGGTTAGCGAGCGTCGGAAGTGACGCGTGATCATTGCGAACAGTTTGTCGGCCTCGCCGTCGCGTTCGATGACCCGCCGGGCCAGTTCTTCGTCACCCTCGATGACGGCCGTCACCGCGTCCCGGTGCATCGCGAGCATCACCAGCCGGAGCCGGAGGGTGCTCTTTCTGACGTCCACGTTCTCGGCGTCGATGAGGTTCGTCAGCCGGATGCGCGTGTCGGTCGCCTCGAGGAGTTCGAACCCCGAGAGTTCCGACAGCGTTCGCTCGATCAGTTTGCGGCGTCCCTCCGGATGTCCCGTCGTGTCGACGAGTGTCACCGAGTCGAAGCCGACCGCGTGGACGGCGTGAATGCGCTGGCGGATCGCGTCGTCGCTATCGGTCGCGACGTCGATCGACGTCGTGCGGTCGGCGGTGTCACAGCCTGCCGCCGCCTCGACGAGCAGCGAGGCGTCCCCGTTCGGGTGTAAGGAGAGGACCGATCCGGCTTTGATACCGTGTTCTCGCGCCCAGGACTTCGGGAGCGAGACGGTGTACGTCGTGCCACCGGAGAGCTGAACCTTGCGTGTCTCCATATATCGAGACGACTGGTCGACTCCTTCATTACGTCTTATATGAGAGGAAACATCCACTATAGGCAGCTACATATCGGTACTGTCGCCACGTGTGTCGGATGGCGACTCGAGGACGCACCGGACGTCCGGATGCTATATAGTCGTCTGGACAGTCTGTTGCACAGGGCTATCCTCGTCGGTCGAGTCCCACCGGTATGTCCCGGGAAATGTGGCACCGACCGCGAGATGCGATCCGACAGGGTCGCGACGCGACGCTCGCGCAGGTCGTCGAAGCTATCGACCGCACCGCGCCGGAGACGAAAGCGCGACTGGCAGCGGAAGTCGGCATCTCCGAACAGTACCTCTCCGAACTGCTCCAGGAACTGAAACGGGACGACGTCGTCCGGAAGGCGTACGTCGTCGACGACGCCGCAGTGTACGCCAACGCAGACGCCGTCTCGCCGCTCCACGCTGGCCGTCGCGTCGGCGGTGCGACCGCCGACGGGGAGCGAAGCGAACGTGCGACTGACTCGACGACGGACCCCGGCGATCGAGCCCAGACCGTACTGGACCTGCTGGCACGACTCGACGACGTGACGGCGACCCAGTACGCGGCTGCCCGCCAGTCGTTCGTCGGCGAGGAACCCGACCGGCCGGCGGGCGCGCTCGAGTCGCTGGCAAACGAACGCTACTCGGCGGTCCTCTCGGAGCTCAAGTCGTACACGCTGACGACGGACTGGCCGGGCAACCGTGTCGCCGCCGATCTCGCGACGATCGCGACGAACCTCGAGATCGTCGGCGACCGCGCCTGCTTCGTCGCCGACGTCGTCGACAGCCAGGCGGTGGCGACCTCCGGCGTCGTTGAGGAGCGCGTCTGTGACATCTTCGAGGCGGGCGAGACGATCAACGGCCACCTCAGATCCATCCTCTTCGAGTGCGACCTCGCGGCTCACGACGACCTCATCGTCCAGGAGGAGACCGTCCACCGCGACTTAGACGAACTGTTCGAACTGGTCACGGCGTACGACCAGGAGATGTACGGCTACCTGGTGACGGTGACGCGGGCGCTCGAGCGCGCCATCTACTACTGGGTCCACGCCGCCGAGATCGCGGTTCACCTCCACTCCGGCGTCCAGCCCGATCACGTGCTGATCTGAGTGCCCCACAAAACTACCACCATCGAGGTCGTAGCGAAGGCGTGATTCCGGATGGTATCGTTTCTCATCGCGTACGGAACCGACGAGGGACAGACGGCGACCGTCGCCGAGTACATCGAAACCGTTCTCATCGGCCGTGGACACGACGTCACAACGCGAGACGTGACGGAGGCGTCGGACGCGCTCGTCGACGACGCCGACGCGGTGCTCGTCGGCTCGCCTGTCATCAATCGCAAACACCTGCCGGAAGTCGTCGCGTTCGTCGAGCGAAACAGCGAGACGCTCGCGACGCGGCCAACCGCGTTTTTCCAGCTGTCCTTTGCCTCGGCCATTCCAACCGACTGGGCTCGAGACGGCGCTCAGGAGTGGGTGGATGGCCTCGTCGAACGCACCGGATGGCAGCCCGGCCGCGTCGGGCTCTTTGCCGGTGCGGTCAAATACACGCAATACGGGGCCTTCACGCGGCTCTTTTTTAGGCTGTTTTCGGCGATAACGACCGGCGATACGGATACCTCACGGGATTACGAGTACACCGACTGGGACGAGGTCGAGTCGTTCGCCACCGACTTCGCCGCGCTCGTCGAACGGCGTGTCGCTGCCGAAACGTCACAGACCGACGACCGTACCGCCACGGTGCAAGAGTGGAAGTCGGTAACGACGAACCGCGAGCACGAGTCGTCGCCCCGGGAACGCGGGCGTGGTCGTCGGCTCGCCGAAATCGGACTCTTCGCCGGACTCCTCGGCGTCGTATACTGGCTAGTCCGCAGGCAATCGCTTCGACAGTCCTGACTGACGGGGACAGATCCACTCGAGGAGTACTCGAGCCGATCGTCGGCACAACGGGTTGCTGACGGAAAACGCGTGGATCGAGACATCTCGACTCCGAAAGTGTGAGACGGAGACGGAGACGGAGACGAACCCCGTGGTGTCGCTGCATGGAAGCAGGAGACACACTAGAGGCCCGCGACGCCAACCGTACGGCTCTGGACGCGATCAGTCGGTCCGGGACGACTCGGGCTGCTCGGGCGCGTACGTCGAGAGGAACGTCTCGAGGTCGCGAAAGTCCGCGAGCCGGTCTGCGAGCGTCTCGTGGTCCCAGTGCCACCATTCGGTGGCCTCGAGTCGTGCGGCGACGTCTTCGGGGAAGCGCCGGCGGATCGGTTCGGCGGGGACGCCGCCGACGATGGTGTACGGGGGAACGTCGTCGACGACGACCGCGCCGGCGGCGACGACGGCCCCGTTGCCCACGGTGGTCCCCGGAAGGACCGTCGCGCCGTGACCGATCCAGACGTCGTGACCGACTTCGACCGGCTGGTCGGCCCGCCACTCGAAGATGGCGTCGTCGTCTTCACCGAGTCCGTACATCGCCGCCCGGTAGGTGAAGTGGTGGGCGGTCGGGCGATCGATGGGGTGGTTCGTCGGCCCGAGGCGAGCGTCGGAGGCGACGTTGCCGAACTTGCCGATCGTGGTGTAGTCGAGCTGGACCCGCTCCATGAGGTACGTGTAGTCGCCCAGGTCCGACTCGAGGAGACGGCAGCCAGGACGCACTTCCGTCCACGATCCGAGGCTGCTGTCGCTGATCTGAACTGACTCGTGTACGGTCGGTTCGGGCGACAGCTCGTCGACGCTTCGCGCGTTGTGCGACGCAACGTAGTACCCGTCGTCTCGTCGTTCGAAGTCGATAGACGTCATCGAATCACCGCCGGCCGGCCGTCGACTCGAGGATCTTCCTGGGAGCCGTCCAGAGCGCCTCCAGGATCCCGGTCTGTTCGACCTCGTCGTCGTCGCGAAGGTACGACCGAACGCGCTGGCTCGCGAGTTCGACAGAACCCGCCAGCACGACGATGAGGATGATGCAGGCCATCATCTCCGTGTAGTTGAAGGTCCGCCGCTGGATGTCCAGCTCCAGTCCCAGCCCGCCGGCGCCGATCAGGCCGAGGCTGATCGCGACCCGGACGTTGTGTTCGAGGTCGAACGCGATCCAGGCGATGAACTGGCGGAAGACCTGGCTCAGCATCCCGAACGAGATGACCTGGGGTTTGCTCGCGCCCGTGCTCTCGACACCCTCGATCGGGCCGTCCGCGATCTCCTCGAGTTCGTCGGTGAACAGTCGCCCGAGATACCCGGTCGTGTCGACCATGATCGCGAGCACGCCCGTGAACGGCGAGACGCCGCCGAGCGGGATGAAGATGAGCGCCCAGACGAGTGCCGGAATCGCCCGGATGAAGCTCATCGTCGCGCGAAAGAGGAAGTTGAAGGGGTACGGGACGACGCGCTCGCTCGCGAGGATGCCAAAGAGGAGCGCACCCGGCAGACCGAGAACGGTCCCCGCGAACGCGATCGCCATCGTCACGCCCGACGCGCGGAACAGTTCCGCTTCCTGCATGAAGTTCCAGTACTGTCCGACGTCGATGAAGGGGATACCGTAGTAGGTAGTCGGCGGAAAGTACTCGGCGAGCGCGTCGAGGAAGAACGGAAACTGCGTGAACAGCTGGCTGAGGGTAAACTCGGTCGTCAGGAGGCTCTGGTAGAACACGATCCCGCCAACGACGACACCCAGGACGGTCCAGAGCCGTCGGATCGTCTTCCGGCGCTTCAGTTCGGTCAACTTCCGGTCGACGGCCGATCCGCCGGCGTCGTCGAATCCGAAGTACTCTCGGAGACTCCGGCTGTCGGACGGCGAGCCGGAACTCACGCTTCGACCCTCCACTCGGTGTGGGGCTCTGTCCGGTCGCCGGGGCCGTCACCCGAGTTCTGCTCGGCGAGCCCGACCGTCTCGACGCTGCCGTACAGGTCGTCGATCAGCGAGGGCGTGAGTTCGCCCTGTCCGACGTCGAAGAGCAGTTGGCCGTCTCGCAGCCCGATGAATCGATCGCCGAAGTGTGCGGCGATGTTGACCTGGTGGAGGCTCACGAGCGCCGTCACCTCGTGGACGCCCGCAGCCTTCCGCAGGTAGCCCATCACGGTCTCGGCACTTGCGGGATCGAGGCTCGCGACGGGTTCGTCGGCGAGCAACAGGTCGGGATCCTGCACGAGCGCTCGCGCGATGCCGACGCGCTGCTGTTGGCCGCCGCTCATCTGCGAGACGCGCTGGTGGGCCTCGTCCAGGAGGCCGACGGTCTGGAGGGCTTCGAGCGCCCGAAGCTTGTCGGCTCGATCCTGCCACTGGAACACGCTGGACAGGAACCCCGTCCGTTCCAGCGAACCGGTGAGCGCGTTGAGGTACGCAGAGACGCCGTCGACGAGGTTGTGCTGCTGGAAGATCATCCCGATCGACGGCTGGGACTCCTCGAGAGGGTTCCCGTCGAGGTAGATGCCGCCGCTGGTCGGTTCGGTGAGGCCGTTGATACACCGCAGCATCGTCGACTTTCCGGCGCCGGACTCCCCGAGAAGGACGACGAACTCGTCCTCGATCTCGAAGGAGACGTCGTCTAGCGCCGTCACGTCTCCGTACTCCTTCGTCAGGTTCTCCACTGTGAGTGTACTCATTGTGAGAAATTGTCGCGGTCGGTCGTTACCCGAGTTCGATACCGAGGTCGTCGAGCCGCGTGATGACCGGCTCGTAGTTGTCCATCCCCGTCTCCTCGAGCGTCGTGAACGGCAGGTCGGTCTCGTTGTAATCGTCGGGCATGTACTCCTGGATCAGCTCCTCGTCGGACGCGAGCAGCGTCTCGCGGATCTTCTCTTTCATCGGCGAGTCCCACGAACTCCTCGCGTAGATCGGCTGTTTCGGAATGGGGAACGACCACCAGAACGGACGGAGCGTCTCCTCTTTCTCCCCGCGGTTATCGATGAACGAGTCCTCCTCTTCGACCCGTTCAGGGAGTTCCTGGCCCTCGGCGAGGTACGACATCCCGTTGCCGCTCCACGTACAGCACGCGTCGGCGTCGTCGTTTATCACCCGCTGGACGGCGTCTGCGTGGTTCGACCAGGTCCCGTCGAAATCGACGGGATCGCCGTCGGGGGCGTCCCCGACGTCGAGCCCGGCCTCTTTCAGGGCGTAGACGGCGAAGATCGACCCGCTCGTGGAGAGGCGGTCGGCGAACGCGACATTTTTGCCCTCCAGATCGGTCCGCTCCTGGATGTTGGAGTCGGGTTTGGTGAGCATCATCGAGAAGTAAAACGCAGTCCCGCCGGTCACTGCCGTGCCGAAGAGGTCCATCACGTCCGGATTCGAGATGAGCGTCACGTCGTCCATCCCGATCTCGCCCTGTTCGCTGTTCAGGGCCTGTCGGACCGCCGAGTAGTCGTTGGGCACTTCCATCTCCAGGTCGAGACCGTCGATCTCGCCCTCCAGCATGTCGTGGACCGGTTCGTACTGCGGACGGACGTCCGAGGGCGTATCCGGCGTCAGCAACATCGTCACGACGTCGCCGTCGTCACTGGAAATGACGCCCGAACAGCCGGCCAACCCGGTCAACGCCGCGGTGCCTGTCGCGGCACCGATCGCGAATCGGCGACGGCTCAGCCGTTCGGTCATCGTCCGTTCTCGCCCGTCCTGCATGGTAGATGCGTCAGCGCTGGTCTCGTCTGACATCACCTGAAGGCTGGCAACGGGATCGAATAACCCTTGACTGAGTAAAGTCCGGAGCGTCTCGAACGGGACCCGAAACGAGAACCGACACCTCGCTGGAGTACCGAGCGTCCGTACCAGTCTGGACCGGTCCGGACTGTCAGTTACGATCCCGGGAAGCGTCCAGGATCGCCGGCGGGGAATAGAGAGTACCCAGCGAAGCCTTACACTGGTGTTGTGGTTCTCACCGAGTGACTGCATGGAAAATCCACACGACCGTTCGGATCGGTTCGAGCTCATCGCTGCGTGTGACGGCGACGTGCTCGCCCGGTTGGCGAACCAGGTGCTGGCGGACGATCCCTCCCTGTCCGTCCTGCAGGAACCGACACCACAGCTCGTGATGCAACAGGTCGTCGAACCCGTCGAGCGGCGGCCGTTCAACCTCGGCGAGGTCGTCGTCACCCCGGCCGAAGTGAAACTGGGCGACGAACGCGGGTTCGCGATGGTCTCCGGCAAAGACGAGCGAGGCGCACTCTCGGGTGCCATCGTCGACGCAGCGGTCGCCGGCGGTCATCGACTCGCCGACGACATCGCGACGCGGCTGGGCGAGGTCGCCACAAACCATCAGGAAGAACGCGCCCGCGAGTGGGCGGAGAGCAAACACACCGCCGTCGAGTTCGAAACCATGGAGGACGACCTGTGAGAGCGATCGACGTCGACCCCGTCCACGGGACGCGACGGACGTTCCGCACGCTGTGTGACGCGATGAGTCGTCCCGGAACCGTCCACCGAACGCGGACTGCGCCTGCCGACTACGCCGTCGTCGCCGCCCTGGTCGACCACGAGGTGACGTTCCACTCGAGCGACGAGGAACTCACCGAGGCGCTGGCCAGCCAGGGACGACTCGAGGCGGCCCCTCCGGCCGAGGCGGACGTCGTCCACACGAAGGGAGTGCCCTCGTGGGACGTCCGGGACCTCGAGCGCGGGTCACTCGTCGAGCCGAGCGAGGGTGCGACGGTCGTCTACCGGGTCGACGGGCTGGCGGCGAGTCCGGAAGACGGACAGACCGCGGTCACCGTCACCGGCCCTGGCGTCGACGGAGCGACGACGTTCGGTGTCGGACTGCCCGAAGCGGAGGTGACCGCGCTCGCGGACGCACAATCGGACTATCCGTGCGGCGTCGACGCCGTCTTCACGAGCGGCGACGCAGTCGCCGCCCTCCCGCGATCGGTCACCTTTCGGGTCGCGAACGACGGCGAACGCGGTTCCGAGGACGACGGAGGTGAGCGCTAGATGGGCTACGTCGCCGTCAAGGCTGGCGAGGAGCTCATCCAGCGGGCCGAAGACCTCTTCGAGAAACAGCGCCTCGCCGACGAGGACGCCCCCATAACCGTCGACCAGCTCGAGGGACAGCTCGAGCGACTCACCGCCCAGGCGATGAGCGAGGCAGGACTGTACGCACCGCGACTGGCCGCACTCGCCGTGAAGCAGGCGCAAGGCGACACCGTCGAGGCGGCCTTCCTGCTGCGTGCGTACCGCTCGACGCTGGAGCGGTGGGACGAGTCGGTCCCCGTCGAACCGTCGGCGATGTTCGCCACCCGGCGCGTCTCGCCAGCGTTCAAAGACGTCCCTGGCGGACAGATCCTCGGGCCGACGAAAGACTACACGCAGCGGCTGCTCGACTTCGAACTCGAGGACGAGGACGAGGGCGAAGACCCGACGGCAGACTGGGACCTCGAGGACGCCGAGCCGACGACGCTCACAAACGTCGTGGACGTGCTCCGCGAGGAGGGGCTGGTCTCCGAACCCGACGAACCGGACGTCGACGCGCCGACGGACACCACCCGCGAGCCGGTCACGTTCCCGGTCGAGCGCGACGCCGTCCTCCAGGAACTCGCACGCGGAGAGACGGGTGCGGTGACCGCGCTCGGCTACTCCGCGCTGCGAGGGTACGGACAGGTCCATCCGACGCTGGCGGAAGTCCGCGTCGGAAAGCTACCGCTGACAATCGAGCACCCCTACACGGGCGACGAGGTGACCGTCGCGGACGTCGCGGTCAGCGAGAGCGAGGCGGTCGTCCCGGTGTACGCGAAACGAGACGACCCCCAGTTCGCCTTCGGCTACGGGCTGACGTTCGGGCGAAACGAGCGCAAGGCCATCTCGATGACCATCCTCGACGCCTCGATCCAGCTCGAAAGCGAGGACGAACCCGCGGAGAACGCCGAGTTCGTCCTCGACGTGGTCGACGGGATGGACTCGTTTGGCTTCATCGAGCACCTCAAACTCCCTCACTACGTCACGTTCCAGTCGATCCTGGACCGCATCCGCGCCATTCGCGAGCGGAAGGTCGCGGGGACCACGGACGACGAAGCCGAACCCGCAACCGACGACGGCACGGACCCGACCGAGCGCGAGTCGAGCGAAAGCGAACCGAGCGATCGAGAGACGATCGAGGCGAGCGACGATGACTGAAACCGACGATATCGACGTGGAGACGGCAGTATCGACCGACTCCATCGAGGCCGCCCTCGAGGACCTCGAGGGGGAGGGTCTCGAGGGGTACAACTACGCCTACCTGGACGAACACACCAAACGCGAGGTCAGACGGGCGATCCTGAAGGCGATCGCCATCCCGGGCCACCAGGTGCCGTACGCATCGCGGCCGATGCCGCTGGCTCGCGGCTGGGGAACCGGCGGCATCCAGGCGTCGCTGTCGCTACTCGGACCCGAAGAGACGTTCAAGGTCATCGACCAGGGCTCCGACGAGTCCGTCAACGCGGCCAACATCCGCCGGCTGGCGGTGGACACTGCCGAGGTGGCGACGACCACCGACACGACCGACGCCGACGTGATCCAGACGCGCCATCGCATTCCCGAGGAGGTGCTGACTGACGAGCAGATCCTCGTCTTGCAGGTGCCGGTCACCGACGCGCTCCGCAAAGTCGACTCCTCGGACGCGGCGAATCGTCGGCGACACGCCCACAAGAACTACGGGAAGATGTGGGTCCACCTCTACGAGAACGTCGTCGAATGGGGCGAGATCAACATCGCCGCCCGCTACCCGACGATGGTCGCCGGCCGCTACCTGATGGACCCGTCGCCGATCCCGCGGTGGGACGTCCCCAAACTCGACGACGCGGACAACCTCTTCGTGTTCGCCGCGGGCCGGGAGGCGCGCATCTACGCCGTCCCGCCACACACCGACGTCGAACCGCTCGCGTTCGAGGATCGGCAGTTCCAGGTCGAACGCTTCCCCGAGCAGTCGTGTGCCGCCTGTGGCTCGACCGACACCTACCTCACCGAAGTCGAGACAGACGACGGCACGCGCCACTTCGCGTGCAACGACGCGAGTTTCTGCCTGAAACGCCAGGACGATCCCACACTCCCGAAAGACCACCACCTCGAGCGATCCGGGGTGGACTGGGGACCGGGCACTCCCGACGCCGACGGCGATGGCGGTGTCGCTGGAGATGCTGACGATGGAGGTGACGACGAATGAGCCTGCTCGAGGCGACCGGCCTGAGCAAGGTCTACGGCGAGAGCTGTCCGGTCTGTCGCGAGCGCACCGGCGATGGAGCGGGCACCAACCAGTGTCCGGTCTGTGGAAGCGTCGTCGCCTGTGCCGACGTCGACCTCGACCTCGAGGCCGGCGAGGTGCTCGGCATCGTCGGCGAGTCCGGCAGCGGCAAGTCGAGTCTCGCCGAGATGCTGGCGCTCGAGCCCGAACGGGAGGGAACCCAGGCGGGGACGGTTCGACTCGCCGGCCACGACGGAAACTTGCTCGAGGCGGACTACCAGACACGCCACGAACTCCGCAACGGTGAGGTCGGCCTCGTCCACCAGCACGTCCGCGACGGGCTGAACCTCGAGTTCACCGGCGGCGGCAACGTCGCCGAGAAGCTGCTGTCCTCGGGCTGGCGCAGTTACGAGGACGTCCGCGAGCGGGTCCGAGAACTCTTCTGTGAGACGGAGATCCCGGTCGACCGGATGGACGATCCGACGCACA
Above is a genomic segment from Natribaculum luteum containing:
- a CDS encoding alpha-D-ribose 1-methylphosphonate 5-phosphate C-P-lyase PhnJ translates to MTETDDIDVETAVSTDSIEAALEDLEGEGLEGYNYAYLDEHTKREVRRAILKAIAIPGHQVPYASRPMPLARGWGTGGIQASLSLLGPEETFKVIDQGSDESVNAANIRRLAVDTAEVATTTDTTDADVIQTRHRIPEEVLTDEQILVLQVPVTDALRKVDSSDAANRRRHAHKNYGKMWVHLYENVVEWGEINIAARYPTMVAGRYLMDPSPIPRWDVPKLDDADNLFVFAAGREARIYAVPPHTDVEPLAFEDRQFQVERFPEQSCAACGSTDTYLTEVETDDGTRHFACNDASFCLKRQDDPTLPKDHHLERSGVDWGPGTPDADGDGGVAGDADDGGDDE
- a CDS encoding ATP-binding cassette domain-containing protein; translation: MSLLEATGLSKVYGESCPVCRERTGDGAGTNQCPVCGSVVACADVDLDLEAGEVLGIVGESGSGKSSLAEMLALEPEREGTQAGTVRLAGHDGNLLEADYQTRHELRNGEVGLVHQHVRDGLNLEFTGGGNVAEKLLSSGWRSYEDVRERVRELFCETEIPVDRMDDPTHTYSGGMQRRVQIARALANDPELVILDEPTTGLDVSVQARVLDVFRRIQREEGVAAIVVSHDLGVVRLLADRTLVMRHGRVVESGLTDRVMEDPHHEYTQTLINSVI